The genomic DNA ATGAATCTGCTGGTTCGCCGGCTGATTCCGTTTCTCGCGCTGATTTACGTCGTCGCGTACATCGACCGCTCCGTGGTCGGCTTCGCGAAGCTGCACATGAACGCGGCCGTCGGCATTAGCGACGCGTCCTATGGCCTCGGCGCGGGGCTATTCTTCATCGGCTATTTTCTGTGCGAAGTGCCGAGCAACCTCGCGCTCGAACGCTTCGGCGCACGCGTATGGTTCGCGCGGATTCTGTTCACGTGGGGCGTCATCACGATGCTGATGTCGCTCGTCAGCGGTCCGACGAGCTTCTACGTGCTGCGCTTTCTGCTCGGCGCGGCGGAAGCGGGCCTGTACCCGGGTATTCTGTACTTCCTCACGAAGTGGTTTCCGATGCGGCATCGCGCGCGCATCATCGGCTTGCTGGTACTCGCGCAACCGCTTGCGGGGATTGTGACGGGACCGGTCGCGGGCTTCGTGCTGTCGACGCACGGCGTATTCGGCCTGTCGAACTGGCAGACGCTGTTCGTGCTGAGCGGCTTGCCCGCCGTGCTGCTGTGCGTGCCGACCTTGCGCGTGCTGCCCGAGTCGCCCGCGAATGCGAAGTGGCTTGCGGCGTCGGACCGCGCGTGGATCGAACGCGAACTCGCCGCCGATAGCGCGTCGTATGGATTGCAGTCGCACGGCAATCCGCTTGCGGCGCTGAAGGACAAACGCGTGTTGCTGCTCGCGCTGCTGTTTCTGCCGTTTCCGTTGAGCATCTACGGGTTGTCGTTGTGGCTGCCGACGATTATCAAGGCTTTCGGCGTCACCGATGCCGTGACAGGCCTGCTGTCCGCCGTTCCGTATCTGTTCGCGGTGGTGGGACTGTGTGTCGTGCCGCGTCATTCGGATCGCAAGCGTGAACGGTACTGGCATATCGTCGTTGTGTCCGGCGTTGCGGCGATTACGATGGCGTTGAGCGCATGGACGCACACGCCCGCGCTGCAATTCCTGTTTATCTGCCTGACGGCGTTCTCGCTGTATTCGATTCAGGCCGTAGTGTGGGCGTTGCCCGGTCAGTTTCTGTCGGGTGCGCGCG from Paraburkholderia terrae includes the following:
- a CDS encoding MFS transporter — its product is MTTPYASAQQAAPAVDAGTGAALADEQRIMNLLVRRLIPFLALIYVVAYIDRSVVGFAKLHMNAAVGISDASYGLGAGLFFIGYFLCEVPSNLALERFGARVWFARILFTWGVITMLMSLVSGPTSFYVLRFLLGAAEAGLYPGILYFLTKWFPMRHRARIIGLLVLAQPLAGIVTGPVAGFVLSTHGVFGLSNWQTLFVLSGLPAVLLCVPTLRVLPESPANAKWLAASDRAWIERELAADSASYGLQSHGNPLAALKDKRVLLLALLFLPFPLSIYGLSLWLPTIIKAFGVTDAVTGLLSAVPYLFAVVGLCVVPRHSDRKRERYWHIVVVSGVAAITMALSAWTHTPALQFLFICLTAFSLYSIQAVVWALPGQFLSGARAAVGIATINSLANLGGYVGPYGIGLIKDATGSLASGLYFLSATLLFAVVITFVVRASLPEPKAHAR